The following proteins come from a genomic window of Bos mutus isolate GX-2022 chromosome 28, NWIPB_WYAK_1.1, whole genome shotgun sequence:
- the LOC106700755 gene encoding centromere protein W: protein MALSTTVSQRKMIRRKAPRGFLKRIFKRQKPHLRLETSSDLLVHLNCLLFVHRLAEESRINACGSKCGVIKKEHVLAAAKVILKKSRG from the coding sequence ATGGCACTCTCCACCACGGTCTCGCAGAGGAAGATGATAAGGCGCAAGGCTCCTCGCGGCTTTCTAAAGCGCATTTTCAAACGACAGAAGCCTCACCTTCGTTTGGAGACGAGTAGCGACCTACTGGTGCATCTGAACTGTTTACTCTTTGTTCATCGATTAGCAGAAGAGTCACGGATAAATGCTTGTGGGAGTAAGTGTGGAGTCATTAAAAAGGAGCATGTACTGGCTGCAGCAAAGGTAATTCTAAAGAAGAGCAGAGGTTAG